Proteins encoded by one window of Arachis hypogaea cultivar Tifrunner chromosome 1, arahy.Tifrunner.gnm2.J5K5, whole genome shotgun sequence:
- the LOC112704992 gene encoding uncharacterized protein yields the protein MASRTSRTVFRVAMVAILLLFLFYIGRPLYWKISATVHDIRNNKQTVREGLSQIVIEAQKSVGWYHDESDSGIRAAKSRKLLRRIFSTVAG from the exons atggCGTCGAGGACATCAAGGACTGTATTCCGCGTAGCAATGGTGGCTATCttgcttctctttctcttctacatCGGTCGCCCTTTGTACTGGAAAATCTCCGCTACCGTCCACGACATTCGCAACAATAAGCAAACCGTTAGAGAAG GTCTCTCACAGATCGTAATCGAAGCTCAGAAATCGGTCGGTTGGTATCACGACGAGTCTGACTCAGGGATCCGTGCTGCTAAGAGCCGTAAGCTCCTCCGTCGCATTTTCTCCACTGTCGCTGGTTAG
- the LOC112761193 gene encoding uncharacterized protein: MGFVTYTEWRLKENQDEPVYNADIFRWRFRMRRHVFLRIVDALSNVYSYFQQRVDATGRRGLSSLQKCTDAIRMLAYGVAADAVDDYVHITIKCLENLFNVSFRCSRMNTCKNQIQMMYDACYKWQRVVAFLALLEVVASSDFCIWHAFFGVSSSNNDINVLDRSPVFDDILNDHAPEIESTCLLIMLIQSPILLY; this comes from the exons atggggtttgtcacttACACAGAGTGGAGGCTCAAAGAAAACCAAG ATGAACCGGTGTATAATGCTGACATTTTTCGATGGAGATTTCGAATGAGAAGACATGTGTTCCTTCGGATAGTAGACGCTCTCTCAAACGTCTATTCGTATTTTCAACAGAGGGTTgatgcaactggaagaagaggcttgTCATCACTCCAAAAATGTACCGATGCGATACGGATGTTAGCATATGGCGTAGCAGCTGAtgctgttgatgattatgtgcACATTACAATTAAATGCTTGGAAAATTTGTTTAATGTGTCATTTCGGTGTTCGAGGATGAATACTTGCAAAAACCAAATCCAAATGATGTACGACGCCTGCTACAAATGGCAGAGGGTCGTGGCTTTCTTGGCAT TACTTGAGGTTGTAGCATCTTCAGACTTTTGTATATGGCATGCGTTCTTTGGAGTTTCTAGTTCAAATAACGACATCAACGTGTTAGATCGTTCTCCAGTGTTCGATGATATTCTAAATGACCATGCTCCGGag